The window CCAGTAAGGCCGACACCAGCGCACCGCATAAGATCGCTGATACCATGGCCTTTATGATCGAGACTCGTACCATCATCAAACCGACGCGTGCGGCAATGACGTCTCCGCAATTGCAAGCCGATTACTACCAATGCTGGATGGGTATCAAGAAAAATTTCAATCCCAATCAAGCCTAACGATATCCAAATAGGAACCTCAATATGAGCAATCAAGCGACTCTGCAATTGAATGAAACCCACGATATTAACTTGCGTAGCTGGGTCACCTCTGCGAATGATATCAACAGCGATTTTCCGATACAAAATTTGCCTTATGGCGTATTCCGCAAGAAAGGGACTGCAGAAAATTTCCGTATCGGTGTCGCGATTGGTGATCAGATTTTGGATCTCGCAGCAGCATATGCGCTAGGCGTTTTTTCAACGTTAAAATCGACGGCATTTGATCAGGCGATCCGCAGTACTCACTTAAATGCCTTGATGGAATTAGGCAACGCGACCTGGACAACATTACGTCTGCAACTATCGCGAGCGCTGCGTGAAGGCATGTCGCAACAAGATTTATTGAAAAGTGCTTTAGTGCCGCAAGCAAATGCGGAATATGCTCTGCCTGCACACATCGGTGACTATACCGATTTTTTCACTTCCATCCATCATGCGACGGCTGTGGGTAAATTATTCCGTCCTGATAATCCACTGATGCCCAATTACAAATGGGTACCGATTGGCTACCATGGTCGTTCATCATCGGTTGTGATCTCTGGTCAGCAGTTCCGTCGCCCTGTCGGACAAACTATGCCACCGACGGCGACAACTCCGGTGTTTGGCGCAGCAAAGCGGATTGATTATGAAGCCGAGATTGGTATTTTTGTAGGGCAAGGTAATGCAATCGGCGATGCGGTAGCGATTGATGATGCAGAATCGCATGTGTTTGGTCTGTGTTTGCTCAACGATTGGTCGGCACGCGATATGCAAGCCTGGGAATACCAACCACTAGGACCTTTCCTAGCGAAGAATTTTGCCACCACGATTTCGCCTTGGGTCGTTACGCTAGAAGCTTTGGCACCCTATCGTTTGCAATGGCAACGTGACGCGGTAGATCCACAACCGCTACCGTATCTGGATTCTGCAGCGGTGCGCGAACAAGGTGCATTTGACGTGCAGATGGAAGTTTTGCTACAAACCAAATCTATGCGTGAGCAAGGCCTGCCTGCGCAGCGTTTATCGCTTTCTAACTTCCGTCATTCTTACTGGAGCGTTTCGCAATTAGTGGCGCATCACACCGTCAACGGTTGTAACCTGCGCGCTGGAGATTTACTCGGTTCAGGAACTCAATCAGGTCCTACACCGGAAGAAGCAGGATCGTTGTTGGAACTGAGTGTCGGCGGCAAACAGCCACTGATATTAAGCAATGGCGAGCAACGCACATTTATGGAAGATGGCGACTCCATCATCATGCGCGCCTGGACGGAAAAGTCAGGCTTGCCACGGATAGGTTTTGGGGAAGTTGAAGGGACTTTACTGCCTGCAAGACAATTTTAAACTGTGAACTGATTAAATA of the Undibacterium sp. 5I1 genome contains:
- the fahA gene encoding fumarylacetoacetase gives rise to the protein MSNQATLQLNETHDINLRSWVTSANDINSDFPIQNLPYGVFRKKGTAENFRIGVAIGDQILDLAAAYALGVFSTLKSTAFDQAIRSTHLNALMELGNATWTTLRLQLSRALREGMSQQDLLKSALVPQANAEYALPAHIGDYTDFFTSIHHATAVGKLFRPDNPLMPNYKWVPIGYHGRSSSVVISGQQFRRPVGQTMPPTATTPVFGAAKRIDYEAEIGIFVGQGNAIGDAVAIDDAESHVFGLCLLNDWSARDMQAWEYQPLGPFLAKNFATTISPWVVTLEALAPYRLQWQRDAVDPQPLPYLDSAAVREQGAFDVQMEVLLQTKSMREQGLPAQRLSLSNFRHSYWSVSQLVAHHTVNGCNLRAGDLLGSGTQSGPTPEEAGSLLELSVGGKQPLILSNGEQRTFMEDGDSIIMRAWTEKSGLPRIGFGEVEGTLLPARQF